GCGCCCAGTTCGTCATCAAGAACCCCAACGCCACCACCACCTGCGGCTGCGGCTCGAGCTTCTCCGTCTGAGCCCACGCGCGGGGCGATTCGCCCGCGGCGACATCGGCGACCAGGCCACCTTCGGGTGGCCTTTTTCATGGCCCGGCGCGCTGCGTTCCGGTTCAGCGCGCCGGGTACAACGCGCCCAACCGACGCGCGCCTCGAGCGCCGGTGACCTCCGGCCGGTTGGCCGGTTGAGCCTCGACGAAGGCCTTGGCCAGCCAGGCGAAGGCGCCGGCCTCCACCTGCTGGGCGGGAAGGCCGGCGGCGTCGGTGTCGGTCACCTGCCAGCCGGGCAGCAGCGCCACCAGCCGGTGCATCAGGTGATGGTTCAGGGCGCCGCCGCCACACACCAGCAGTCGCCGTGTCGTGGGGGCCGCATGACGATGCAGCGCGTCGACGGCGCACCAGACGGTGAACTCGGCGAGCGTCGCCTGCACGTCCTGCGTCCTGGCGCCGTCGGCGTGGCGTCGCAGGTGCGGCGCCAGCCACGCCTCATGGAACAGCTCGCGGCCGGTGCTCTTGGGCGGCGGCAGTTGCAGGAACGCCTCCGACCGCAGCGACGCCAGCAGTGCCGGCAGCACCTGACCCTTGGCCGCCCATGCGCCGTGCGCGTCGAAGGGTTCGCCGCGGTGCCGCTGGACCCACTCGTCCATCAAGGCGTTGCCCGGCCCGCAGTCGAAACCCTGCACCCGGGCGCCTTCGTCGACGAGGGTCAGGTTGGCGATGCCGCCGAGGTTCAGCACCGCAACCGCCTCACCGGCGCGGGCGAAGACGGCGGCATGAAACCCCGGCACCAACGGCGCCCCCTGGCCGCCGGCCGCCACGTCGCGCGAACGGAAGTCGCACACCACGTCGATGCCGGTCCGTTCGGCCAGCAGTGCCGGCTGCAGCAGTTGCAGGGTGTAGCCCGGCTCGTTCGCCCCGGAGTCGGCAGGCTGGTGGCGCACCGTCTGCCCGTGCGCGCCGAGCGCGTGGACGTCGCCCGGCACCAGCGCTGCATCCGACAGCAGGGCCTGGACGACCTGCGCATAGCGTTCGCTCACCGCGATGCCGGCGCGCGCGGCGCGGTGGAGTTCGTCCACGCCGCCCGGGCGGACCAGCGACAGCAGTTCCTGCTTCAGCGGCTGGCTGAAAGGGCGGTGCACATGCGCCAGCACCTGGAGCTGCGGCTCGAAAACGGCCAGCACCCCGTCCACGCCGTCCAGCGAGGTGCCGGACATGAGGCCGATGTACCGCTCCACGGGATCAGAGGGTGGTGGGTGCCACGTCGAGGCTGAGCGGCGCGTCGGACCGACGAGGCTCGGTGCGCCGGAACGTCAGGCTCAATCGGCGTGGCTGCGTGCCGCGCCTACGTTGCGCGCCGTCTGCAGCTGCGACCGCACGCCGCTCGCCTGGGCCAGGAACTGCGGCCGTGCCGAGGGGCTGACCGCCACCGTCTCCGCCTCGCGCGCGATGCGCTGCGGGTCGACGTGCTGGGTGCCGACGCGGAACTCGAAGTGCAAATGCGGCCCGGTGGCCCAGCCCGTCGCGCCGACGGCGCCGATGCGCTGACCCTGTTCCACCGCCTGCCCTTTGCGCACGTCGACCCGGCTCAGGTGGGCGTACAGGGTGCTGCGGTTGCTGCCATGGCGGATCTGCACCACGTTGCCGTAACCGTTCTGCACGCCGGCGAACTCCACCATCCCGGCACCCACCGTGCGCACCGGTGTGCCCACCGGCGCCGCGTAGTCGACGCCCAGGTGCTGCCGCCAGGTCTGGTGGATCGGATGGAAGCGCATCGCAAAGCCCGACGTCATGCGCGAGAACTCCATCGGGCTGGCGAGGAACGCGCGCCGCTTGCTCTGGCCGTCGAAGCCGAAGTAGGCGCCGCGTCCGGTGGCATCGCTCCACCACATCGCCTGGTGCGCCTTGCCGTCGTTAACGAACTCCGCGGCCAGCACCCGGCCGCGGCCGGCGTTCCAGGGGATGGGTTCGCCGTCGGCCGTCATGGCTTCGTAGACGATGCTGAAGGTGTCGCCGCGGCGCAGGTCGCGGTGGAAGTCGATCTCCGCCGCGAACATCTCGGCCAGCTGGCCGGCGATCGCATCGGGCAGGCCGGACTCGTCGATGGCGGCGAACAGCGACGTGTTGATCGTGCCGCTGCCCAACCGTGTCTGGGCCTTCAGCGGCGCGGTGTCCATCCAGGCCTGGAGGCCGCGTTCACCCCGCTCGACCCGCAGCCGGGTGAAATGGCTGTCGACGAGCTCCGGCTTCAGCGCCGGGAAGCGGGCGACGAGGCTGAGCAGGCGTCCGTCTTCGCTGGCCTCGACCTGCACCAGCTTGCCGGCGCGACCTTCGAGCAGCATGCGTGCGGCCGCGTCGCGCCGCAGGAAGTCGGCCGCGGGGCGGTCGTTGACGCCAAGCCGCCGCAGCAGCGTGTCGGCGGTGTCGCCGGCGCGGGTGGTGTCGTTGCGCGTGAGTTTGAGGGTCTCGGCGGCCAGGGCCTCCAGCTGCGCGTTGAGGTCGCCCGGTGCGATCGACTGCTCGACCATGCGGCGCGGCAACTGGCTGGCGTCCGGCGCGAACGGGGCGATGCCGAAGGCCGTGATGCCGGTTCCGGCGAGCAGGGTGAAGACGATGCCGACGAGCGCGCGGCGATGCTGCTGCGCATGCTGCAAGGCCCAGGACAGCGCTCCGGCCAGAGGGTCAACTCCAGTCACGAGTACCTTGTGGGAAGCCGGCGGGCTTCCGGTGGAGGTTGGGAGAAGCTGCCGGTGCCGGTGAGGCGACGACAGCGCTCGGGATCACAGCAGGCGGCGGCGCCGCGATGAACGGAGGGCTGACCTAGAATCGTCGGCTGCTCCGGTACTGCTACAGAGGGCTTCGGCACCTGGCGCAAAGCCTTGACCAGTATAACAACCGCCTTTCCTGCGGAAACCGGCCTGACTTCTCGGAATTCCGCCGCTTGACATGTCCCCACGCAGCCCCCTTGCTCC
The sequence above is a segment of the Aquabacterium sp. J223 genome. Coding sequences within it:
- a CDS encoding anhydro-N-acetylmuramic acid kinase, yielding MERYIGLMSGTSLDGVDGVLAVFEPQLQVLAHVHRPFSQPLKQELLSLVRPGGVDELHRAARAGIAVSERYAQVVQALLSDAALVPGDVHALGAHGQTVRHQPADSGANEPGYTLQLLQPALLAERTGIDVVCDFRSRDVAAGGQGAPLVPGFHAAVFARAGEAVAVLNLGGIANLTLVDEGARVQGFDCGPGNALMDEWVQRHRGEPFDAHGAWAAKGQVLPALLASLRSEAFLQLPPPKSTGRELFHEAWLAPHLRRHADGARTQDVQATLAEFTVWCAVDALHRHAAPTTRRLLVCGGGALNHHLMHRLVALLPGWQVTDTDAAGLPAQQVEAGAFAWLAKAFVEAQPANRPEVTGARGARRLGALYPAR
- a CDS encoding peptidoglycan DD-metalloendopeptidase family protein codes for the protein MTGVDPLAGALSWALQHAQQHRRALVGIVFTLLAGTGITAFGIAPFAPDASQLPRRMVEQSIAPGDLNAQLEALAAETLKLTRNDTTRAGDTADTLLRRLGVNDRPAADFLRRDAAARMLLEGRAGKLVQVEASEDGRLLSLVARFPALKPELVDSHFTRLRVERGERGLQAWMDTAPLKAQTRLGSGTINTSLFAAIDESGLPDAIAGQLAEMFAAEIDFHRDLRRGDTFSIVYEAMTADGEPIPWNAGRGRVLAAEFVNDGKAHQAMWWSDATGRGAYFGFDGQSKRRAFLASPMEFSRMTSGFAMRFHPIHQTWRQHLGVDYAAPVGTPVRTVGAGMVEFAGVQNGYGNVVQIRHGSNRSTLYAHLSRVDVRKGQAVEQGQRIGAVGATGWATGPHLHFEFRVGTQHVDPQRIAREAETVAVSPSARPQFLAQASGVRSQLQTARNVGAARSHAD